CGGAATATCCATTGGAGCCATGGCTTGTTACACCGGTGGCAAACCCTGAAACaccaaatgaacaaaatttcaatactaGGCACATAAGAGCAAGAAACACGATTGAAAAAGCATTTGGAGTTTTAAAATCACGCTTTCATTGCATTTCAATAGAACGTACATTGCGGTACAAACAATCCAAAGctgcattatttgtttatacttgTACAATATCTTACAAAAACGTGGCATTTTTCTAAATGAAACCGAAATATTGCCAGATCGATCACTTCCTGAAAATGTGGGAGCAATCTCTGAAATCCACTCGGGAGAGTACTACACTCGAGGCAGAGCAGCACGTCAAAGGTGCATTAACACAttagataattaaaattgtacCAATATGtaattcaattcaaaattcatttaaaaaataaataaacataacaataaaataatacatatatattcacttTTTTGCACAATCTTCTGTGTTTTTCACAATAGTCTGAGCAAGCGACACCATCGCTGCCCCTAAATTATTAATAGACTCCGTGTGTTTGTTAATGGAATCTAAAGTTTTAATCCGGAACTCTCTTTCCTCCTCGGCTTTCCCTTTCATTAAATCCATATAATTTCGGAACATTTCGTCCGTCGTCAATTTTTTGCCACGGGACGATGACGTAGTGCAGTCATTGGACGCATCCGAAGTCGTATTCAGGGGCGATGGTGCAGCTGTGAATACTACTTCTTCCtaaattagaaaaagaaaaaacaattataaattctGCACACTCGTATTGGCCTTTCTTGTTATTCTTAGCTCTGTGCCAATGGCTGGTACATCAGCCAACCCATCAACAGCGATTGACCCCAACGTATCGAAAGCTCTCTGCTCCGTTTCAGAGAGCTCAATTGTTGATACTTTCCTTGAAAGTGATCTTATTTGGTTTTTCCAATGGCTCAGATTCTGTAAAACAaagaacataaatacatatatatgccaaTATCTATGGTTAAAATTACCTCTCTCCATTTTATGGGGTTCCGAGTGGGCCCTTTTCGGGCATTTGATTGCACGGAGAGTTCGGCCCAAAGCTGCTCCATTCTTTTCGGCCGCGATGGGTCGTTTTTATGCAGCTTTATCTCCGGGTGAACCCGCACAAAGTTGAGATAGCTCTATCTGCTCCTTCGCGGTGCGCAACACTTTATTTTGATctttaaaaaagatatattatacttatactataattatcataaaataatgaaatttatattgtttacaattacTTACCTTCCTTTTctattattatcaaatataaggatGAACACATGTGTTAATCGATAACtctgttgttaaattttttcatatttatttaacaattgaTTCAGATGAAATGCATATGATAAGCATTTATTATAAACTATTTCAGTATcagttttcaataattgtacTGTGCAATTATTAAGAAGAAGTTTTACTGctgattttatgaaaaaaagtaaTTGCATGCAATCGTTTAATGCATTACGATTTTGCACTTGCACTCATCTCTAATCAGCTAAACTAAACAGCTGATTGCTGCCCTTCTTTTCACCATacaatttggtgaatatttttgagactgaatctgccagaataccaaaatgagacatcctgactaacagagtcactaaattacaaTTGTctcaattagagacatgagacaatcgtgacaagcagaataccgGCATTAGTCTATAGACATCGTAAGCCCCTcacaataaaattataactaaaTCCAGTTAAGGTTATTAATATTACAATCACAAAGAATTTAAGTATGgaagaaatacattttcaaaacattaaaaCTATTCAGGAAATAACAAAACTCAGAtatgaagcaaaaaaaagtaaaatgataaATTACAGCCTGATAACAATTGCCAGTCTCATAATAGTAATACTAAtaatgtgtaaatataaaaaaaataggagCACACAggttaaaattaacattgaacAAATTCCAATGCAAGAGCAAGCCCAACCTATAGATCAAATGATGGAAAGGATCAAGCACTACTCctctttgaatcgggacgcttcaattttgaggtgggggagttaataccaccagttcaaattacatgaacatattctttatctgtcataaatatgtaacatgacacttacgaCCCACATGGTCCGTATTgaaacattatatgtactttgctaatactgtccgccttaggtggccccaaaatgtaattcatagattgtaagGTGAAtttttccacttgtaacatatgtatgtcctatctcaagtggattgtagatactcttcctagaatgtaagataatATCTAGAATTAAGCAgaatattgtatataagaaaacatttttttttattatttcattttatttacaatctgtCGTGTGACAATAAGCAAATGTTATTATATCTAAGATTTACTTTGATGCTAAAATTGCAATTTGTCCCTTAACCCAGCAGGGacgataactatttttttttagtaggaAGATGAAATTTTGAGGGCTTGTTAATGTTGttagaaagtattaaaaaattaatttttgtggtCATACTTTATCAGATAACGGTACAATGACCTGTGACCATATGGTAACGCTAGGACCTACAGGGTACAGGTTTACATTTACCTTAAAAATGTAATGTGCTATAAGAAAATAAGTTAATTAAGCCAAGtaatgtgaataaaataatgaactttattgaaatagttaaaaaaaacatatctaTTTTTGGTTTTCGTCGTCAATCTGGTACTGAGCGAAGCACTTGACGCATAAACATAAGTACATTGCGTTTAATGCATCGAGTTCTCACAACACTTTTACAAGTTTCACCTAAGCAGCTACGTCTATTtatgattggttcaataaaatgATCAGTGTGATGAAAGCGGATGTTTCTATATACGCCATCGTGCAGCCAGGGTCGTTTCGGACCAGGTTGAACCGGCGGTTCGCCGTAATGTTTGCAATAAAATACTGCAATTTCACGTCTAAACTCTAATTGCGAAAGCTTCTTCGAACTCTATTGAAGATGCCAAGCATTGGATACTGCAACGTCAATAAGCCAAGTAAATATTGAAGACCACCACATCTTTCCCCGGTATGCTATTCGGTACATATTTACGTTTTGATCGAGGCTATCAACACCGcacatgtatttattatacTCCGTTTCACGCATGGACGTGGAATGGCGATCTTTTTCCCAACTTTTTTGCAGTATCGCGAAGCTGATGAAATTGGCGAGCTACCGTAACAAGTTGAAGCGGCACACACAACAGAGTTATCAACCCACTTAATGAGCtttattccaatattttctATTGTAGCAGTTTCGAATGAATATCtattaaactttttcattgcCACTTTTGTTTTCAAAGGGCAGCTGGAAGGAATTCGATTTTCTCTTACCGTTCCTGTTCCATTGTACCCCATCGTCTTCAGATAAGTCAGTAATGGAAAACTTGTAAAAAGGTTGTTTTCGTCAAAATCATTTATAATGTTTATGAGAGTTGCTGCACACTTTCCAAAGCACTGTTCGTATACGTTCGTATTGAACGTAGATTTCTTCATTGGTACATATATGTCGAAATTGACTAGGTATCCGGACGGAGTGCATAAAGACCAAACTTTGTAGCCGAAACGGATAGGTTTGCCTTTTTGAAACTGCTTGCATCCATGGCGCCCGTAGTACTCAATCATACTCTCATCGAAAGACAGTTGGTGGCATGGATGGAAGTGCTTCAATATATTGGCCATTAAATGGTCTGTCATAGGTCTCAACTTCCAAAATTTGTCTTCATTATCATTAGGCGCAACCAGGGTAGGTTCAAAATGTAAGCACctacaaatttctttaaaacggTCTCGACGCATGGCTTGTACAATTAGTTCGTTGCGTAAGTCCTCTGAGCTGTTCCAATGCATCTTCACATTAGCAGCGGTGTTGTAGCCGGTTATTAAGAGTATACCAATGAATGTACGCAATtctgtaaaaatgtaaatatgtattaaaagtcAAGAGGAAAAAGTGAATAAAGTTACTAACTCACCACGAATATTGATATTCAACACAggcttttcaaatttctttgtgGCATACAATGATGAACATTGCACGATATGCTCTAATAAATCGtcatcaaaaaaaattcaaacaagtaGTTTGCTTCCGGAAATAAAGGTATTGGATCATTTCTACAATCCTTCGATCAATTAAACACAGTGTCCTCATTTTCTAACGGAAGAGGTTTTTCAGACGGGGTACCTTCTACTCTTCTTAACCTGCTGGATAGAGGCGCTATGGGAATATTTTCATCTGATAGCTGTCGTTGTTTTCCTTTTGCACTTTCCTTGGTGGTCTGTGCGCTTATGGACTGTGGGCAGGTTGATTTCACATACTCGTAAAACTGCTGTTCTACATTATGAGATCCATCACCTAATAGATCCGCTAGAGCTGCTTCAATATTTCCCACTACGTCACATGAGTCCACCATTGAAGCAGAATCTACATGCGCACCATTTATAAGCTCAAGTTCACACCTTTCGTTCAATTGATTTCGACACACATTGTCAATAATTCCACCGTCACAC
The sequence above is a segment of the Bactrocera dorsalis isolate Fly_Bdor chromosome 6, ASM2337382v1, whole genome shotgun sequence genome. Coding sequences within it:
- the LOC125779547 gene encoding uncharacterized protein LOC125779547, whose amino-acid sequence is MERESEPLEKPNKITFKEKVVFTAAPSPLNTTSDASNDCTTSSSRGKKLTTDEMFRNYMDLMKGKAEEEREFRIKTLDSINKHTESINNLGAAMVSLAQTIVKNTEDCAKKIRKTHFAVFTLHHHHREIWGCSCLNHCGNIAEHHIRRKIWQLLQMSSVRTTQILTFQNELGQYGCSAIKGPYAKKVFKFICDIQTNKETKWADWERGNKLGVL